The genomic region ctcatatcaggctgccctgcgcattccacattggcgagaggctatggagcaggagttttaTGCTCTTCTTcgcaacaagacatggactctcgttcctccaccatcacgggtaaatgttattgactcaaaatgggtattcaaagcgaagaagcattcggatggatctattgagcgttacgaagcgcgacttgttgctcgcggttttcggcagcgtcatggtcttgactatgaggacaccttcagtcctgtcgtcaagcctaccactattcggcttcttctctccattgccgtttctcgtggttggtcacttcgtcaacttgatgtgcagaatgcttttctacatggatttttggaggaagaggtttatatgaaacagccgtctggtttctctgatcctgatcgtcctgactatatctgtcgtctttccaaagcactatatggtttgaagcaagctcatcgtgcctggcatgcccgccttgcctctgcccttcgtgctcatgggtttgtgccgtctactgATGACACTttgttatttcttctacagaagccagaagtcactatgtatcttttggtatatgtcgatgatattatccttgtcagctcttctcagtatgctgctgatgctcttgtctgctctcttggtgctgattttgcggtcaaagatcttgggaagcttcactactttcttggagttgaggtcacttctcgtgctactggtcttgtccttacgcagaagaagtactccttggagttgttacagagagctggcatgctgaagtgcaaaccgaccaccacacccatgtcgtctaccgacaagataacagctgttgatggtgagcttttgtctcctgcggatgccacagagtacaggagcattgttggtggacttcagtacttgacgatcacgagaccagatatctcttatgctgttaacagggtttgtcagtatcttcaggctcccagagatactcattgggctgctgttaaacgcattcttcgttatgttcagttcaccctgacatttggtatgcatattaggccgacttcctctcgggtcctttcggccttctctgatgcagattgggctggtagcccagatgacaggcgatccacggggggttatgcagtattctttggctctaatttgatcgcctggagtgctcggaaacaggctactgtgtcacgtagcagtactgaagctgagtacaaggctgtggctaatgctactgcagagattatttgggtgcagtctttgcttcaggagttgggtttgtctcaaccacagcctcctattctttggtgtgataacatcggtgctacatacctttctgcaaatccaatatttcatgcccgaatgaaacacattgaagttgactatcactttgtacgggaacgtgtatcacagaagcaactccagatcaagtttatctcatctaaggatcaacttgcagacatcttcactaagcctttaccgctgccacagtttgaggcttgtaggcgcaatcttacccttctcagttctttagaaagtggctaagattgagggagggtgttagactatgtatagcttctgtacctatgtacgtatatggtacatattgtaacacaaccattatatataatgagataagccacccctagagggttgtgctggttccccaaaacttattgtcttacactcGGCACTACCCAACCGCGGTCTCGTCCATTTTCCAAGTAACCCAACCACGTACGTACACATTGGCTGGCTGGCTAGCACAACCATGAGCCGGAAGAATTCTAACCTCGTCCTCGCCTGCATTCAAACGCGGATAGACAAAAAAACCAAAGCGTGCTCGCTCTCATGGGGTCCAATCCAATGGCCGCCCCGGCCTTTCTTCCCCCGCACAAAAGCTGAAAGCAGACAAGAAGAAAGCTTCAACACACGACTCCTCCAGCCACCCCCAACCCGATTCTTCCTTTCCTCGGTCGCGCTTGGCTGGCCGCCCGACTCCGATTCCCACGCACGCGCGCACGCCAAGATCGCGGTTTTCATGCCGCGGCCGCAGTAGCCAGGAGTAAGCTCAGGGCGGGAGCCATGGCGACGTCCTCGGCGGGCCGGTACGCGGCGGCGCTCCACCGGCGGACGCACCGGGTCACGTCCGCGCTGGCCTACGCGGCGCTCGAGTGGGTCCTCATCGCGCTGCTGCTCCTCAACGGCCTCCTCTCCCACGCCGTCGCCCGCTTCGCCGCCTACTTCCGCCTCCGCCCGCCCTGCCTCCTCTGCTCCCGCGCCGACCGCCTCTTCGGCGCCGAGCAGGAGGACGCCGATCAGGCGGCGGGCGACGCGCGCTGGCTGCGGGGGCTCCTCTGCGGCGCCCACGCGGCCGAGATCTCCGGGATGGGCTActgcctccaccaccgccgcctcgtcgccgacgccgccgacATGTGCGAGGGCTGCCTCTCTTCCTGGAAGAGGGAGATGATGCGGGACGCGGAGGAGGACGGCGCCGTGGTCTGCTCTTGCTGCAAAGCCCTCGTGCAGATTACTTCTTCACGCGCGCTGGAGGATCCTGCTGTACACCACAAGGCagccgaagaagaagaacaagatcaAGGCTACGttctgctggatcaagaagaccacgaagacgaagaagaggagcaAAACGAAGAGGAAGCACAAGAACAACAAGGAGAGATCAAGGTGGCTGCCGTGGAGGACGAGTCCTTGGAATTCATGGCTCAGGGCGAAGAGATCACGCCTGAAGACGACGATCGCTTGGTGCCGGTGGTGGCACTCGATGAGATGACAATTGCCGACGATTCGGGTCTGCATCCGGATGCCCCTGGCTCTCAGCGGGACGACATGAATCGCACGGACGATGAGCGTGATTCGGATGATCTTgataccgcagtggttccggaggaGAAGAGGATGCTGGCTTCTTCGGTTGCAACGGCGCCTGCCACGGCCGAGAATTCCATTCGCCAAGATGATGAACTGGTTCTTGAAGATACTGTCGAAACTGGAGATTTCAGGACTGATGAAGGAGACATTGTTGTGCCTCAAGGTAATAACCTCTCCATTTGTTCCTCGGCCCGTTCAATTTTACTCAAGTCGATTACTGTCCCATCATCTCatgatttttgtttggttctaCTTCTAGCCACTGAAGCAATTCCTGAAGATGGCAGCAAATCGGCAGAGGTGGAGACTAACTGCGAGGTGTCAATCGGGAGCGACATCTGCGAGCAGGAGCAAGATGGCCATGCTGCTCCGTTTCAAGAACTGGTGGCGCTGGAGGAGCTGTTTTCTCCATTGGAATATGCAGATGACCGGACATCACCACCGGAGATCCTCCATGAAACAGCCCCAGCCGAGCAAGGTAGCGGTACAATCATTGCAGACTGCTCTCACTTTTACTTTTGCCCCATGGAGATGCTTTCACTGTGACTCTGTCTGTCTGTCCACAACTTTAATTTGCTATTTATGTTTTGATGATTTGATCAGAAGCAAGTGAAGCAGAGCATGAGGCGACGGCGAGCCGGAGATTTGAGTACCAATCGAATGGCGAGAACGAGGAGGACGAAGACAGGGCACCGGAGACGCCCACCTACAGCTTTGCTGCCCAGAACTCCGGCAAAAGGTTCTTGCTCGAGAGGAAGCGGTCACTGTCCTTGTCCTTGGATGGCAGCGTGTCGAGCGAGGTCGAGTGTGCCGAGCCTTCCACCGTCGATCAGCTGAGATCCGCGCTGCAGGCGGAGCGAAAGACGCTCAGCGCCATGTACGCCGAGCTGGAGGAAGAGAGGAACGCCGCCGCCATCGCGACCAACCAGACGATGGCGATGATCAACCGGCTGCAGGAGGAGAAGGCCGCCATGCAGATGGAGGCGCTGCAGTACCAGAGGATGATGGAGGAGCAGTCCGAGTACGACCAGGAGGCGATGCAGCTGCTGACGGAGCTGGTcaccaagagggagagggagaagcagGAGCTGGAGAGGGAGCTGGAGCTGTACAAGCAAAAGCTGCTGCAGTACGAGGacagggagaggaggaggatgccGGCCTTCGAGGACAATGCGCGTAGCCCCGACGGCAATGGCACCTCTGCGTCGTCCAGCGGCGAGGACAGCGACGAGAATTCCGATGACTCCTGCGAGCTGGGCGAGTCTCCGAGCGGCAATCTTCAGAGCTCGCCGGACGCTGCTCTTAGCCCCAGGGCGGATCAAGAGAACACCGGTCATCTTGTGGCGCTGGATGACTCCTTGACGTACATGGAGATGGAGAGGCTGTCCATCTTGGAGGAGCTCAAGGCactcgaggagcggctcttcacgCTGGAAGACGACGATATCAACGGCAGCAATGCGGCTGCTGGCCTTTCCTCAGACGATCACGGTCCCCATTCGCCGGAGAATGGCCTCGCCGGCAACAAGGCCAGGTTTGAAGGCAGAGCTTCTGTTTCCAGAGGAAAGAGCCTCCTACCTCTCTTTGACGCGGTCGGTGACGAGAACGTCGACCGTGCACCACCAGCAGCCACCGATGGTTCGACGAAACCGGCCGTCGCCGTGTTCGCCAAAGAGCAGGAGAGGCTGGCGATAATCGAGGAGGTGGATCATGTGTACGAGAGGCTGCAAGCACTGGAGGCGGACAAGGAGTTCCTGAGGCACTGCATCAAGTCCCTCAAGAAAGGGGACAAGGGCATGCACCTTCTCCAGGAGATCCTGCAGCATCTTCGCGAGCTCCGGGGCGTGGAGCTTCATGCCAAGCACGCCGGCGATGCCATTGTTGCAAATTCAGCATAGCAGATCGATCTAGAATTCTAGACATATTATACGTGGTAAGTTTGTATCTTGTCTTCCTTAACTGCATTGGCATAGCTGAATTATTGTGGCTGTTTAATTACCTGCAGCAACTATGTGCTGAAACAAGAGATTATTGTGCTTTGCAGATTCAGTTGCTCGGCTATGGTGAGTCGATCGACTGGAATGGTCCGAGTAGTGGTGGATCTATGATATGGTCCCTTTCCCTTGTGCAAGGTAATGGCTTGTGTTCAAGGGAACGCTTTGCTCGTCTGGCCTGCGGGGGGCTGCGCTGGTCCAGCATGGCCGGCTTTATGAATGATGTGGTTGGTGGTGGCAGGAATCATTAGGGCCTTCCCAAGCTTTCACCAAGCTGAATCATGGCGCCAGCTTCGGAGGCATGCGCACCACTTCAACTTCAACAggacagatggatatatatatagagagagagagatgatcgGCAAAAGGGTAAAGGTGGCCCGGATGCAGATGTGGTGGATTTCCTATTTGGTTTCGcttctttttcccttttctttctttcttttggttAAGTTTTCAGATTTGTTTGTGCAGAGGTGGAGAGCGTTCGAGTTTTTTGTGTTTTATATGAGGTTGTAGGCTTGCATGGTTGGTACGTACGTGTGGTTTGGTCTTTGTTTTGCACTTTGTAGCCAGTTTTGATGAAGAAGGAAGGCTCGTTGTGATGAACCCTGTTTCATTTGACATGGTGCTCTTCTCTCTGGTCCTTGATGCTTCTTCTGTGCATCATTCGACCCCTCCCGTCCGGTTCGTGTGCAAGCTGTCGATGTAATACAGCATAGTATATATCTTTATGGTGGCATGGCAGATGGCACCCTGAGGTTGCTCAATTATGCTGGCTTTGATGGGTGTCCTTGAGCTGTACATTACTATTGAGCCCTGGGAAGATTCTTGCATTACTCAAAAAGTTTAGGAATTACAATCACGTCCAACAATTACCAGGACATCTTCTGGAAACAGCGGTTCGACATTGCAACCAACCAAAATTAGCCGTGAAATGACTAGCACTATTACAGCCTCGACAAACATGAGTAATACAAGAAGCTCTTTCCTCATACTGCTGATGATATCTCTAATCAAGAAAGCATACTTCAACTTGTTACTATCTCCATGTTTGATCATGGCAACAACCTAAATGTTAAGAACTTTAAATTTGATCACTGGGCCTTGCTagttgtctattcacccccctctagatacCTTTTCGATCCTACATTAGTTTGTTGCCCGGGGCCGGGGCCTCCACCTACCCGGCTGGTATTGGGGCACGCCATTAATGCAATGCACGGATAATGCTCATTGTAGCCCGGTGTAGTGGACGTACTCCGTAATGAATTAAGAAAGGAGCTATATCCAATCCTTTCGCGCTTGCCGAGCTGGGAAGGGTGGAAACAAATGCCCACATCAAAAAAAGAAACCGGTCTCAAACCCATGGAGGAGTGCGAAGATTGCTAGAGGAGCTGGGCGTGTCTCCAATGCCACAAAGTAACAAAATGCGTTGATTTATAAGTTTTGGCTAGCTAATGAAGGGGAGATAATCAGTGAGGAGGCACTTGAAGCCTATGTGCAACTGTTCGAGCAACCACTTGCCGATACGCGCATTAAGGTTATTCTGGCCTTGTTTGGGTGGGAGCCATTGATCCTACCACTCTTcgagcacaacggcatggtggagGATAGGCAGTAGTTGTCTAGTTTTGTGGTTTCAtggggggctgatacgtctccaacgtatctataatttatgaagtattcatgctattatattatctgttttggatgcttatgggctttattatacacttttatattatttttgggactaacctattaatcggaggcccatcccaacttgttgttttcttgcctattttagtgtttcgaagaaaaggaatatcaaatggagtccaaacgaaatgaaaccttcggaagagttatttttggaacggaagcaatccaggagacttggagtagacgtcagggaagcttcgaggtggccacgaggtagggaggcgtgtctgcccgcctgggcgcgcccccaccctcgtcggcccctcgtggctcccctgaccgacttctttcgcctatatatgtccatataccctaaaaaaatcagggagcagaatagatcgggagttccgccgctagaagcgtGCCTCCttagccaccgaaaacaaatctagacccgttccgacaccctgccggagggggaaatccctctccggtggccatcttcatcatcccggtgctctccatgacgaggagggagtagttcaccctcggggctgagggtatgtaccagtagctatgtgtttgatctctttctctctctctcgtgttcttgaggtgatacgatcttgatgtatcacgagctttgctattatagttggatcttatgatgtttctccccctctactctcttgtgatgaattgagttttccctttgaagttatcttatcggattgagtctttaaggatttgagaacacttgatgtatgtcttgcatgtgcttatctgtggtgacaatgggatatcacgtgatccacttgatgtatgttttggtgatcaacttgcgagttccatgaacttatgcataggggttggcacacgttttcgtcttgactctccggtagaaactttggggcactctttgaagttctttgtgttggttgaatagatgaatctgagattgtgtgatgcatatcgtataatcatacccatggatacttgaggtgacattggagtatctaggtgacattagggttttggttgatttgtgtcttaaggtgttattctagtacgaactcttgaatagatcgatcagaaagaataactttgaggtggtttcgtaccctacaataatctcttcgtttgttctccactattagttaaTTTGGAgtgtctctttgttgcatgttgagggatagttatatgatccaattatgttcttgttttatcactagtttagtttataaaaggaaattacaaaaaaatggaattgaatttgcctcatacgcttcatcttttaaatatttttcgtgagaatgatggaaaggaaaattgtgctcaagtgctagaagaagaagtctataaaatgtttggcactaaatctttgaatgatgagcatgattgcaatgttgttagtatgaactccttgaatatccatagtactaatgatgattgcactactcatgatgaaaatgtctcttataagcatgtcaatttttgtggagtgcatagagcttgaaagaacacaccaattagggaaaatagattttgcaagaggcataagtatttggaaactaaatggttgcaagagagactagatgtttgtgctgaaaatttaaaatttcttcgccatacttgtgaactttgcaacatgatcatttaaatctccaatgcaaattgtttcatgatcgtatcgtgtccaaaaattgtgatgatttgatttcccttgcacatcataatgaacttagtttgcttttgagttatgaagaaatgaaacgtataactaagcatattacagaatataaccttgagaaattcctcgatattgatctaaagaaatttttatgtattgtgcggtgaattgcattgaaaatccttatattgccaattacataaagaaaagaaaacaaatagaggatgaagagaatactaatgaaagggaagaggcttcccaatatcctcctattatttcttatgatgaattaggtaacgaggaggagccttctattcaaccaatctcatcaataaggagctccaaaaagaggattgaaccacacataatgtgaaaaagaaaaagaaaagacggagaagtaaaggtgaaaaggtatccctccaAAATGATGTTgcccctattactcattgtgatgatgataattgctatattattggtgctatccatactattaatgatgagagtgattatgcttatgatatgaaaaggcccaagcttggggatgctatgtttgatgagaatgacatgtttgagaatatatttgcttcaattaatgtttgtcccaagcttggggatgctatgtttaatgaagatgatatttctagcctcccaagttttgatatgcaaatttgttatgatgatagcatgcctcctacttatgatgattatattgataaaagtgagtttggaagagtgtcaactttaggaagtaatgatcccactattttggaggatgttgaatcttattgtgataattatgaaagtggatttggagaggccatgactttatttagtaatgattccactatcttggaagaggtttcaatttattatgataagaacaaagttgctacttatgatgattattgtgatgatacttatgctataaaaattaatgatgattatatttataaaacttgtcatgatcatGATCACCCcttttatgaacattactcttttaatatggaaacaatgtatagtattcgagtttcttatgatactcccattattctgaatgagaagaattttgcttatgtggagagtaataaaatttctatgcttgtagatcatgaaaagaatgctttatgtgatagttatattgttgaattcattcatgaagctactgaaaattattatgagggaggaatatatgcttgtaggaattgcaataatatcaagtttcctctctatgtgcttaaagttttgaagttatgcttgttttgccttcctatgctagttgattattgttcccataaattgtttgctcacaaaatacttatgcataggaagtggattagacttaaatgtgctagtcatattattcattatgctctctttatgtttcaattcttatcttttatgtgagcatcattgaaatcatcatgcgtagctaggggcgttaaacgatagcgcttgttgggaggcaacccaaatttttttgttctttgctttttgctcctgtttagtaataaataattcatctagcctctgtttagatgtggttttatgcttttagttagtgtttgtgccaagtagaacctttgaaaagacttggggaaagtctttgcgatcttgctgtaaaaaacagaaactttagcacccacgagatttgctgccatttttaatggagagttctatttag from Triticum aestivum cultivar Chinese Spring chromosome 4A, IWGSC CS RefSeq v2.1, whole genome shotgun sequence harbors:
- the LOC123085344 gene encoding myosin-binding protein 2 — translated: MATSSAGRYAAALHRRTHRVTSALAYAALEWVLIALLLLNGLLSHAVARFAAYFRLRPPCLLCSRADRLFGAEQEDADQAAGDARWLRGLLCGAHAAEISGMGYCLHHRRLVADAADMCEGCLSSWKREMMRDAEEDGAVVCSCCKALVQITSSRALEDPAVHHKAAEEEEQDQGYVLLDQEDHEDEEEEQNEEEAQEQQGEIKVAAVEDESLEFMAQGEEITPEDDDRLVPVVALDEMTIADDSGLHPDAPGSQRDDMNRTDDERDSDDLDTAVVPEEKRMLASSVATAPATAENSIRQDDELVLEDTVETGDFRTDEGDIVVPQATEAIPEDGSKSAEVETNCEVSIGSDICEQEQDGHAAPFQELVALEELFSPLEYADDRTSPPEILHETAPAEQEASEAEHEATASRRFEYQSNGENEEDEDRAPETPTYSFAAQNSGKRFLLERKRSLSLSLDGSVSSEVECAEPSTVDQLRSALQAERKTLSAMYAELEEERNAAAIATNQTMAMINRLQEEKAAMQMEALQYQRMMEEQSEYDQEAMQLLTELVTKREREKQELERELELYKQKLLQYEDRERRRMPAFEDNARSPDGNGTSASSSGEDSDENSDDSCELGESPSGNLQSSPDAALSPRADQENTGHLVALDDSLTYMEMERLSILEELKALEERLFTLEDDDINGSNAAAGLSSDDHGPHSPENGLAGNKARFEGRASVSRGKSLLPLFDAVGDENVDRAPPAATDGSTKPAVAVFAKEQERLAIIEEVDHVYERLQALEADKEFLRHCIKSLKKGDKGMHLLQEILQHLRELRGVELHAKHAGDAIVANSA